The following proteins come from a genomic window of Meles meles chromosome 1, mMelMel3.1 paternal haplotype, whole genome shotgun sequence:
- the BCL10 gene encoding B-cell lymphoma/leukemia 10, which produces MEPTAPSLTEEDLTEVKKDALENLRVYLCEKIIAERHFDHLRAKKILSREDTEEISCRTSSRKRAGKLLDYLQENPKGLDTLVESIRREKTQNFLIQKITDEVLKLRNIKLEHLKGLKCSSCEPFPGGATNNFSRSNSNESNFSEKLRASTVIYHPEGESSTAPFFSTESSLNLPVLEVGRTENLTFSSTTLPRPGDPGAPPLPPELQLEEEGTCGNSSEMFLPLRSRAVSHQ; this is translated from the exons ATGGAGCCCACTGCGCCGTCCCTCACCGAGGAGGACCTGACAGAAGTGAAGAAGGAC GCTTTAGAAAATCTGCGTGTATATCTGTGTGAAAAAATCATAGCTGAGAGACATTTTGATCATCTACGTGCAAAAAAAATACTCAGCagagaagacactgaagaaattTCTTGCCGAACATCAAGTAGAAAAAGGGCTGGAAAATTGTTAGACTACTTACAAGAAAACCCCAAAGGACTGGATACACTGGTTGAATCTATTCGGCGAGAAAAAACACAGAACTTCCTGATTCAGAAGATTACAGATGAAGTGCTGAAACTAAGAAATATAAAACTAGAACATCTGAAAG GACTGAAATGTAGCAGCTGTGAGCCTTTCCCAGGGGGAGCCACAAACAACTTCTCTAGATCAAATTCAAATGAGAGTAATTTCtctgaaaaactgagagcatcCACTGTCATATACCATCCAGAAGGAGAATCCAGTACTGCCCCTTTTTTTTCTACTGAGTCTTCTCTGAATTTGCCTGTTCTCGAAGTTGGCAGAACTGAAAATCTCACCTTTTCTTCAACTACGCTTCCCAGACCTGGGGACCCTGGGGCTCCTCCTTTGCCGCCGGAGCTGCAGTTAGAAGAAGAAGGAACTTGTGGAAACTCTAGTGAGATGTTTCTTCCCTTGAGATCACGTGCTGTTTCCCATCAATGA